From the genome of Arcobacter sp. F155, one region includes:
- a CDS encoding SPOR domain-containing protein — protein MEIKGEDFIKKVQLKQEETEIEQRLSEIKNAQSAYEEQQNHQEQPQPRLNPDLDREVRMQEEQEYSDIMLGKTPSSAGKNSDNKKKYLVLGLILVILFLLTIIIIRLLTNDSTEDESFSKTASDKENTQTILADENIEEQYQKIINEKLKNIKEENNKEATTLKEATTNLDLEKIEEKEKVVKEEPVAKTKPNVFDVKETVKPEPKPVVKKPEPKPVVKKVEPKPVVKKTPVKTAASSTITTKPSGTFVQVGAFSKMPNDKYLDTITKKGFKYKIYKVSINNKMFHKVLIGPYNSRGQAKLAIDNIKKQLNISGAFILTF, from the coding sequence ATGGAAATTAAAGGCGAAGATTTTATTAAGAAAGTTCAATTAAAGCAAGAAGAGACTGAAATTGAACAAAGACTAAGTGAAATTAAAAATGCTCAGTCTGCTTATGAAGAACAACAAAATCATCAGGAACAACCACAACCAAGGTTAAACCCTGATTTAGATAGAGAAGTTAGAATGCAAGAGGAACAAGAGTATAGCGATATTATGCTAGGTAAAACTCCCTCTTCTGCAGGAAAAAATAGTGATAATAAAAAGAAATATCTAGTTTTAGGTTTAATTCTTGTTATTCTATTTTTATTAACAATTATTATTATTCGCCTTTTAACTAATGATTCAACTGAGGATGAATCTTTTTCTAAAACAGCATCTGATAAAGAAAATACTCAAACTATCTTAGCAGATGAAAACATTGAAGAACAATATCAAAAGATAATCAATGAAAAACTAAAAAACATTAAAGAAGAGAATAACAAAGAAGCAACTACTTTAAAAGAGGCGACTACAAATCTTGACCTTGAAAAAATAGAAGAGAAAGAAAAAGTTGTAAAAGAAGAGCCTGTTGCTAAAACAAAACCAAATGTTTTTGATGTAAAAGAAACAGTAAAACCTGAGCCTAAACCTGTTGTTAAAAAACCAGAACCAAAACCAGTTGTTAAAAAAGTAGAGCCTAAACCTGTTGTTAAAAAGACACCAGTAAAAACAGCAGCTAGTTCAACTATTACGACAAAACCTTCTGGTACATTTGTTCAAGTTGGTGCATTTTCAAAAATGCCAAATGACAAATATCTTGATACTATTACTAAAAAAGGTTTTAAATACAAAATTTATAAAGTTTCTATAAACAATAAAATGTTCCATAAAGTTTTAATTGGACCATATAACTCAAGAGGACAAGCAAAACTTGCTATAGACAATATTAAAAAACAACTTAATATTTCTGGAGCATTTATTTTAACATTCTAA
- a CDS encoding anthranilate synthase component I family protein yields the protein MQFYSKVLFLDQFTPVSIYEKVKELYSNELTFLFESTINSSDGNYSFIFIGQRERVWHENNQTFFRNEAGETKEVDSNPLKFLQKYYKQFDKAIYKEKARELGIGLVDGFIGNVGYDIGKEFEPKLKKSMDNLVDQLNIPDLDLVRPKIILGFSHKTSKLVMVTSLEEKKDDLEKIEEKLYTPYSYQPLKKAELLDEGKFNYSKEEFFEMVAKSKEMIKSGDVFQILMSNRFIQKAKVDHLSFYRALRSKNPSPYLFFLEYENFCIAGSSPEVMIRLVDGHILLRPIAGTRKRGKNLDRDLELEQELLGDEKERAEHIMLIDLGRNDVGRVAKKGTVKVTDLMRVERYSHVMHIVSDVEALIDDEKYDMFDLFAATFTAGTMTGAPKIRAMELIAQFEGIKRNFYSGSIAYFGFDGNMDSAITIRTTMLTEDKVIFQAGAGVVADSKPELEYLEVHNKLAANIATLKDLS from the coding sequence ATGCAATTTTACTCTAAAGTGCTTTTTCTAGATCAGTTCACTCCGGTGTCGATCTACGAAAAAGTTAAAGAACTATACTCAAACGAACTAACATTTCTTTTCGAAAGTACTATCAACTCAAGTGATGGGAACTACTCATTTATTTTTATTGGACAAAGAGAAAGAGTTTGGCATGAAAACAATCAAACTTTTTTTAGAAATGAAGCTGGAGAAACTAAAGAGGTTGATTCAAACCCATTAAAATTTTTACAAAAATACTATAAGCAGTTTGATAAAGCTATTTACAAAGAAAAAGCAAGAGAGTTAGGAATTGGTCTTGTTGATGGATTTATTGGAAATGTTGGTTATGATATTGGAAAAGAGTTTGAACCAAAACTTAAAAAATCAATGGATAATTTAGTTGACCAACTTAATATCCCTGATTTAGACCTGGTTAGACCAAAAATTATTTTAGGTTTCTCTCACAAAACATCTAAACTTGTAATGGTAACTTCATTAGAAGAGAAAAAAGATGATTTAGAAAAGATTGAAGAGAAACTTTATACTCCATACTCTTATCAACCACTAAAAAAAGCAGAGCTTTTAGATGAAGGTAAATTCAACTACTCAAAAGAAGAGTTCTTTGAAATGGTTGCAAAATCTAAAGAGATGATTAAAAGTGGTGATGTATTCCAAATTCTTATGTCAAATAGATTTATTCAAAAAGCAAAAGTAGACCACTTAAGTTTCTATAGAGCATTAAGAAGTAAGAACCCTAGCCCATATCTATTTTTCTTAGAGTATGAAAATTTTTGTATTGCAGGAAGTTCTCCTGAAGTAATGATTAGACTTGTTGATGGACATATCCTTTTAAGACCAATTGCAGGAACTAGAAAAAGAGGGAAAAATCTAGATAGAGATTTAGAGCTAGAACAAGAGCTTTTAGGTGATGAAAAAGAGAGAGCTGAACATATCATGCTTATTGACTTAGGAAGAAATGATGTGGGAAGAGTTGCAAAAAAAGGAACAGTAAAAGTAACTGACCTTATGAGGGTTGAAAGATATTCTCATGTTATGCATATTGTTTCAGATGTTGAAGCTTTAATTGATGATGAAAAATATGATATGTTTGACTTATTTGCTGCAACATTTACAGCAGGAACTATGACTGGAGCACCAAAAATTAGAGCAATGGAATTGATTGCTCAATTTGAAGGTATAAAAAGAAACTTCTACTCTGGAAGTATTGCTTACTTCGGTTTTGATGGAAATATGGACTCAGCAATTACTATTAGAACAACTATGCTTACAGAAGATAAAGTTATCTTCCAAGCAGGAGCTGGTGTGGTAGCTGACTCTAAGCCTGAGCTAGAATACTTAGAAGTTCACAATAAACTTGCAGCTAATATTGCAACACTAAAAGATTTATCATAA
- a CDS encoding pyridoxine 5'-phosphate synthase: MLLGVNIDHIAVLREARQINDPNPLDALGICKLAGADQITIHLREDRRHIHDNDAKAIIQQSSLPVNLECAIDEEIIDIVCKLKPARATLVPEKREEVTTEGGLNLDTYYTKIKKAVKKLHDNEIEVSLFIDPTKEMIELSSKLKVEWVELHTGTFANIYAMLHSNLSQTHHSIEEFELPKKVLKDLLHKSRKDIKKSAALAQQLNLKVAAGHGLNYQNVGLISSIKTIEELNIGQSIIARSVFTGLEKAIKDMKDLV; this comes from the coding sequence ATGTTACTTGGAGTAAATATTGATCATATTGCTGTGTTAAGAGAAGCAAGACAAATAAATGACCCTAATCCACTAGATGCTTTAGGAATTTGTAAACTTGCTGGTGCTGACCAAATCACAATTCACTTAAGAGAAGATAGAAGACACATCCATGATAATGATGCAAAAGCTATCATTCAACAATCTTCACTTCCAGTAAACTTAGAGTGTGCTATTGATGAAGAAATTATTGATATAGTTTGCAAATTAAAGCCTGCTAGAGCAACACTTGTTCCAGAAAAAAGAGAAGAAGTTACAACAGAAGGTGGATTGAATTTAGATACATACTATACTAAAATCAAAAAAGCCGTTAAAAAACTACATGATAATGAAATTGAAGTTTCACTATTTATTGACCCAACAAAAGAGATGATTGAATTAAGTTCAAAACTAAAAGTTGAATGGGTAGAGCTTCATACAGGAACATTTGCAAATATCTATGCAATGTTACATAGTAACTTAAGTCAAACTCACCACTCTATTGAAGAGTTTGAATTACCTAAAAAAGTTTTAAAAGATTTACTTCATAAAAGTAGAAAAGATATTAAAAAATCTGCTGCTTTAGCTCAACAATTGAACCTAAAAGTTGCTGCAGGACATGGATTAAACTACCAAAATGTAGGATTAATTTCATCTATTAAAACAATTGAAGAGTTAAATATTGGACAAAGTATTATTGCTAGGTCTGTATTTACGGGACTTGAAAAAGCTATAAAAGATATGAAAGACTTAGTATGA
- the pdxA gene encoding 4-hydroxythreonine-4-phosphate dehydrogenase produces MSKKPKIAISIGDLNGIGIEIALSAHEKISAYCEPIYCINKPMLKSASKLLGMDIPKSFKTHNIKADFEIKPGQVTKKSGKFSYDSFCEAINLAKDKKVTSIVTLPVNKESWNKAGIKYKGHTEVLRDFFGKNAIMMLGCKKMFVGLFTEHCALKKVPKKINEKDLTTFLLDFQESVNAKKIGVLGLNPHASDNGVLGDEEVEIFKAIKKANKELGKELFKGPLVPDTAFSPMSRKNYKYFVAMYHDQGLAPLKALYFDQSINVSLNLPIIRTSVDHGTAFDIAYKKNRQLNTKSYINAVKEAVVLHEKRK; encoded by the coding sequence ATGAGTAAAAAACCTAAAATTGCTATTTCTATAGGTGATTTAAATGGTATTGGTATAGAAATAGCTCTTAGTGCTCATGAAAAGATATCTGCTTATTGTGAACCTATTTACTGCATAAATAAACCTATGCTAAAGAGTGCTTCAAAACTTTTAGGAATGGATATTCCAAAAAGTTTTAAGACACATAATATAAAAGCAGACTTTGAGATAAAACCTGGACAAGTTACAAAAAAAAGTGGTAAATTTTCATATGATTCATTTTGTGAAGCAATTAATCTAGCAAAAGATAAAAAAGTAACTTCTATTGTAACTCTTCCAGTAAATAAAGAATCATGGAATAAAGCTGGCATAAAATATAAAGGTCATACAGAAGTACTAAGGGACTTTTTTGGTAAAAATGCAATTATGATGCTTGGATGTAAAAAGATGTTTGTAGGTCTTTTTACTGAGCATTGTGCCCTAAAAAAAGTTCCTAAAAAAATAAATGAAAAAGATTTAACAACTTTTCTTTTAGATTTCCAAGAAAGTGTAAATGCTAAAAAAATAGGTGTTTTAGGGCTTAATCCCCATGCAAGCGATAACGGGGTTTTAGGTGATGAAGAAGTAGAAATATTTAAAGCTATTAAAAAAGCAAATAAAGAGTTAGGTAAAGAACTTTTTAAAGGACCATTAGTTCCAGATACTGCTTTTTCTCCTATGTCTAGAAAAAACTACAAATACTTTGTAGCAATGTACCATGACCAAGGTTTAGCACCATTAAAAGCTTTATATTTTGACCAAAGTATAAATGTAAGTTTGAATCTTCCTATTATTAGAACTTCAGTTGACCATGGAACAGCTTTTGATATAGCCTATAAAAAGAATAGACAACTAAATACAAAAAGCTACATAAATGCAGTAAAAGAAGCTGTAGTACTTCACGAAAAAAGAAAATGA
- a CDS encoding ATP-binding protein — protein sequence MNTLEYCHEFELSKINFIERKTRITHPKTMLSGPIGSGKTFLIFDYLSNFETKDYLYIDFNDIRNSKEVIKENLEEYVFRNNIKVIVLENFDFSFKIPYCDSVIISTYEKKELKGYKNLFLSPLDFEEYLLHESKHQNITQSFNTFLKHGNLPQSVNLAEYKVYSQLQEMLKLFTKDETSEKILKLLFENIDEKKSLNQLFLTLKQDIKISKDKFYAKCKEYEDKKIIYFIKKYNQDKATKKIYSYNSAFLNAISHKKKFKNELTNIIFQELINKKQEIFYLDYIDFYLPKENIAICSIPFFNSMLMAAQLKKIIKSANEYNIKEIYIITVSNNETIRKEKNIVNVLPFYEWALS from the coding sequence ATGAATACTTTAGAGTATTGTCATGAGTTTGAACTTTCTAAAATAAACTTTATTGAAAGAAAGACACGAATAACTCACCCTAAGACAATGCTCTCTGGACCAATAGGGTCAGGAAAAACCTTTTTAATTTTTGACTATCTATCAAATTTTGAAACAAAAGACTATTTATATATTGACTTTAATGATATTAGAAACTCAAAAGAAGTAATAAAAGAAAACCTTGAAGAGTATGTTTTTAGAAACAATATTAAAGTGATTGTATTAGAGAACTTTGATTTTTCTTTTAAGATTCCATATTGCGATAGTGTAATAATTTCTACTTATGAAAAAAAAGAGTTAAAAGGGTATAAAAACCTATTTTTAAGCCCTTTGGATTTTGAAGAGTATTTACTTCATGAAAGTAAACATCAAAATATTACCCAAAGCTTTAATACCTTTTTAAAACATGGAAACCTTCCTCAATCAGTAAACTTAGCTGAATACAAAGTTTATTCACAACTACAAGAGATGCTAAAACTTTTTACAAAAGATGAAACTAGTGAAAAAATATTAAAACTATTATTTGAAAATATTGATGAAAAGAAGTCTTTAAATCAACTTTTTTTAACCCTTAAACAAGATATTAAAATTTCAAAAGATAAATTCTATGCAAAATGTAAAGAGTATGAAGACAAGAAAATTATATATTTTATAAAAAAGTATAATCAAGATAAAGCTACAAAAAAAATATACTCTTATAATTCTGCTTTTTTAAATGCAATTAGCCATAAAAAGAAGTTTAAAAATGAACTTACAAACATCATTTTTCAGGAGCTAATAAATAAAAAACAAGAGATTTTTTATTTAGATTATATTGATTTTTACTTACCCAAAGAGAATATTGCTATTTGCTCTATTCCATTTTTTAACTCGATGCTTATGGCTGCACAACTTAAAAAAATTATTAAATCAGCAAATGAATATAATATTAAAGAAATTTACATAATTACTGTATCAAACAATGAAACTATAAGAAAAGAAAAGAATATTGTAAATGTTTTACCATTTTATGAGTGGGCATTAAGTTAA
- the pyrH gene encoding UMP kinase: protein MNKRVLVKFSGEALAGADGYGIDTQILDYIANEIKELVDNNIAVGIVIGGGNIIRGVTAAADGVIKRTSADYMGMLATVINGVAMQEALEHKGLSARLSTAIKMEQIAEPFIVRKAQRHLEKGRVVIFSAGTGNPYFTTDTAATLRATEIDASMLIKATKVDGVYDKDPMKYEDAVKLDTISYDRALEDHIKVMDDTAIALAKDNKLPIVVANMNEKGNLLKIVQGDYTKCSIVK, encoded by the coding sequence ATGAACAAAAGAGTACTTGTAAAGTTTTCAGGTGAAGCACTTGCTGGTGCTGACGGGTATGGTATCGACACTCAGATTTTAGACTATATTGCTAATGAAATCAAAGAGTTAGTTGATAATAATATCGCAGTTGGGATAGTTATTGGTGGTGGAAACATCATTAGAGGTGTTACTGCTGCTGCTGATGGTGTTATAAAAAGAACAAGTGCTGACTATATGGGTATGTTAGCAACTGTTATCAATGGTGTTGCAATGCAAGAAGCATTAGAACACAAAGGTTTAAGTGCAAGACTTTCAACTGCAATCAAAATGGAACAAATTGCTGAGCCATTTATTGTTAGAAAAGCACAAAGACATTTAGAGAAAGGTAGAGTTGTAATTTTCTCTGCTGGAACTGGAAACCCATACTTCACAACAGATACTGCTGCTACATTAAGAGCAACAGAAATTGATGCTTCAATGTTAATTAAAGCAACAAAAGTTGATGGTGTATATGATAAAGACCCAATGAAGTATGAAGATGCAGTAAAACTTGATACAATTTCTTATGATAGAGCTTTAGAAGACCATATCAAAGTTATGGATGATACAGCTATTGCATTAGCTAAAGATAATAAACTTCCAATTGTAGTTGCAAATATGAACGAAAAAGGTAATCTTTTAAAAATTGTTCAAGGTGACTATACTAAATGTTCAATTGTTAAATAA
- a CDS encoding DNA-directed RNA polymerase subunit omega: MRLEERMAKALERVNNDRYILSIAVGQRADELSKGAKPLLEKNTQNMKYTDIAIDEIADGLLVIEGLVDKN, encoded by the coding sequence ATGAGACTAGAAGAAAGAATGGCAAAAGCCTTAGAAAGAGTAAACAACGATAGATATATTTTATCAATTGCAGTTGGTCAAAGAGCAGATGAACTAAGTAAAGGTGCTAAGCCATTATTAGAAAAAAACACTCAAAATATGAAATATACTGATATTGCAATTGATGAGATTGCAGATGGCCTACTTGTGATAGAAGGTTTAGTAGATAAAAATTAA
- a CDS encoding bifunctional (p)ppGpp synthetase/guanosine-3',5'-bis(diphosphate) 3'-pyrophosphohydrolase: protein MDPFIEKIESINTLDDAIHLLHSEAKITPKLQEIIDFVIEAHKGQYRKSGEPYSVHPLLVASIASHFSKEEDVIATALLHDVVEDTKYDINFIRSNWGDEVAHMVDGLTKIDEIREHELAPSDSDKKLIASALTFRKMLIASIDDVRVLVVKLCDRLHNMLTLDALPHKKQLRIAEETLVVYVPIAHRLGISTIKNTLEDLAFFYIYPQEYKKIDDFIKEHQHAIQLTFNKFISSTKKLLEKNGYDLSKIHIYSRIKHHYSIYLKMQRKGVSIDEVLDLLAIRILVEDDIDCYKILGFLHLEYKPLISRFKDYISTPKENGYRTIHTTVFYNSKIYEVQIRTFEMNKIAEYGIAAHWKYKSGAKQGPNLNWLKSLEYSTENIEEFYQDTKDDLFSEDIVVYSPQGDTFNLPRGSTALDYAYAVHTDVGRNAVECFINKVKKPLLTELKSSDIVSIKTVDYAIPRCSWTDLVKTTRAKKQIKFLCSQRLKEIDELTGRNILNSFFSKYFDSITSFVKKEPLQKVPHNLDYFKHLKHEIEKKVIEKQGFVARFKMYTSKIKKFKFDNILIYSNFSINSVSFDHCCHPKFADEIVAFKEGNKALIHHKMCDKAYKKIMSNDEMLFCKWTKDTLYQYRMVVSLPNTKGELARLLMYMTQFEGYILSVEYGREKHSYRQYCDIEFEVNKSNIEEVRKLIEKKAKVIEFFSKKDAYNK from the coding sequence ATGGATCCATTTATTGAAAAAATAGAGAGTATAAATACTCTTGACGACGCTATCCACCTACTTCACTCTGAAGCAAAAATCACCCCAAAACTTCAAGAAATTATTGACTTTGTTATTGAGGCTCACAAAGGACAATATAGAAAAAGTGGTGAACCATATTCTGTGCACCCTCTTTTGGTTGCATCAATTGCTTCACACTTTTCAAAAGAAGAAGATGTAATTGCTACAGCTTTACTTCATGATGTAGTAGAAGATACAAAATATGATATCAATTTTATTAGAAGTAACTGGGGAGATGAAGTTGCTCATATGGTTGATGGACTTACAAAAATTGATGAAATAAGAGAGCATGAGTTAGCACCATCTGATTCAGATAAAAAGCTTATTGCTTCTGCTCTTACATTTAGAAAAATGTTAATTGCATCAATTGATGATGTTAGAGTTTTAGTTGTTAAACTTTGTGATAGGCTACACAATATGTTAACACTAGATGCACTACCTCACAAAAAACAGCTAAGAATTGCAGAAGAGACTCTTGTTGTATATGTTCCTATTGCTCATAGACTTGGTATTTCAACTATTAAAAATACTTTAGAAGATTTAGCATTTTTTTATATCTACCCACAAGAGTACAAAAAAATTGATGACTTTATAAAAGAGCATCAACATGCAATCCAGTTAACTTTTAATAAGTTTATCTCTTCAACAAAAAAATTGTTAGAAAAGAATGGATATGATTTAAGTAAAATTCATATTTATAGTAGAATTAAACACCACTACTCTATTTATCTAAAAATGCAAAGAAAAGGTGTAAGTATAGATGAAGTACTTGACCTACTTGCTATTAGAATTTTAGTTGAAGATGACATTGACTGTTATAAAATCCTTGGATTCTTACATTTAGAGTATAAACCTTTAATCTCAAGATTTAAAGACTATATTTCAACACCAAAAGAGAATGGTTATAGAACTATCCATACAACTGTATTTTACAACTCTAAAATATATGAAGTTCAAATTAGAACTTTTGAAATGAATAAAATTGCAGAGTATGGTATTGCAGCACACTGGAAATATAAAAGTGGAGCAAAACAAGGGCCAAATTTAAATTGGCTAAAATCATTAGAGTACTCAACTGAAAATATTGAAGAGTTCTATCAAGATACAAAAGATGACTTATTTTCAGAAGATATTGTTGTTTATTCACCACAAGGTGATACATTCAACTTACCTCGTGGTTCAACTGCACTTGATTATGCCTATGCTGTACATACAGATGTAGGAAGAAATGCCGTTGAGTGTTTTATAAATAAAGTTAAAAAACCACTTTTAACAGAGCTGAAAAGTTCAGACATCGTTTCAATTAAAACAGTTGATTATGCAATCCCAAGATGTTCATGGACTGATTTAGTTAAAACAACTAGAGCTAAAAAACAAATCAAGTTTTTATGCTCTCAAAGATTAAAAGAGATAGATGAGTTAACAGGAAGAAATATATTAAACTCTTTCTTCTCTAAGTATTTTGATAGTATTACATCTTTTGTAAAAAAAGAGCCTTTACAAAAAGTACCACACAATCTTGATTACTTTAAACACTTAAAACATGAAATTGAGAAAAAAGTAATAGAAAAACAAGGTTTTGTAGCTAGATTTAAAATGTATACTAGTAAAATCAAAAAATTTAAATTTGATAATATACTTATATATTCAAATTTTAGTATTAATTCTGTATCATTTGACCACTGTTGTCACCCTAAATTTGCCGATGAAATCGTTGCATTTAAAGAAGGGAACAAAGCACTTATTCATCATAAAATGTGTGATAAAGCATATAAGAAAATCATGAGTAATGATGAGATGTTATTTTGCAAATGGACAAAAGATACACTTTACCAATACAGAATGGTAGTTAGTTTACCAAATACAAAAGGTGAATTAGCAAGACTTCTTATGTATATGACTCAATTTGAAGGTTATATATTATCTGTTGAGTATGGAAGAGAAAAACACTCATATAGACAATATTGCGATATTGAGTTTGAAGTAAACAAATCAAATATTGAAGAAGTTAGAAAATTAATTGAAAAAAAAGCAAAAGTTATAGAGTTTTT